A genomic stretch from Musa acuminata AAA Group cultivar baxijiao unplaced genomic scaffold, Cavendish_Baxijiao_AAA HiC_scaffold_1138, whole genome shotgun sequence includes:
- the LOC135671232 gene encoding cell division cycle 20.2, cofactor of APC complex-like isoform X1 has protein sequence MASSRSRRVEYDRFIPFRSAMDMDYARFALTMPSRPQRDGSRESPSSVAYQKLLDECILKNRSRIFAFKSAPEAPASMLPQFDEPIRPPKKQQRRIPREPERVLDAHGMLDEDGLNLLDWGSNNMLAIGLDDTVCLWDDANKSTKVLLQAVEDSGPITSISWSPDSTVLAVALGNSVLALVDPATGQDVNVMEEDENQTPVLSLAWRSNSILTVGRSDGTIVDYDFRKDDTSVCFYNGHRRGVCSLKWSVLSGRYLASGGHDKLVHIWDACMPVSKHPRRHKWLHRISNHTSIVKALDWCPTRSNLLASGGGRNDHCIKFWNTVNGACLNSIDAGSEVCALLWDKNKSELLTSHGSPKNQLTLWNYPSMTRAAELFGHSSRVHFLAGSPLGGVVASAAADETLRFWNIFETPKTTKPELPFAQFSVIR, from the coding sequence ATGGCTTCTTCTCGTTCTAGGCGTGTGGAGTACGACCGCTTCATCCCGTTCCGGTCGGCGATGGACATGGACTACGCACGCTTTGCCCTAACCATGCCTTCGCGACCGCAGCGTGATGGTTCGAGAGAATCCCCATCGAGCGTGGCGTACCAAAAGCTTCTTGATGAGTGCATTTTGAAGAACAGGTCTCGTATCTTCGCTTTCAAGAGTGCACCCGAAGCGCCGGCCAGCATGCTGCCCCAATTTGACGAGCCCATTCGGCCGCCGAAGAAGCAGCAGAGGCGAATCCCTAGAGAACCAGAGAGGGTTTTAGATGCCCACGGCATGTTGGATGAAGATGGTTTGAATCTCctcgactggggaagcaataatATGTTGGCGATTGGCCTCGACGACACAGTGTGCCTTTGGGATGATGCAAACAAGTCGACTAAGGTGCTTCTACAAGCCGTAGAAGACAGCGGACCTATCACTAGCATCAGCTGGTCGCCGGATAGCACAGTTCTTGCTGTCGCATTAGGCAATTCAGTTTTAGCCTTGGTTGATCCGGCAACAGGACAAGATGTGAATGTGATGGAAGAAGATGAGAACCAGACCCCTGTGTTGTCACTTGCCTGGAGAAGTAATTCAATCTTGACGGTTGGAAGATCTGATGGCACTATTGTTGATTATGACTTTAGAAAGGATGACACGTCCGTCTGTTTCTATAATGGGCATCGGCGTGGAGTTTGCAGTCTTAAATGGTCTGTGTTGTCGGGACGATATTTGGCGAGTGGAGGGCATGACAAACTAGTGCACATATGGGATGCCTGCATGCCGGTCTCAAAACATCCACGCCGACATAAGTGGCTTCACCGCATCAGCAACCACACTTCCATTGTGAAGGCCCTTGACTGGTGCCCAACTCGGAGCAACCtgctggcttctggtggaggTCGCAATGATCATTGCATTAAGTTTTGGAACACTGTTAACGGTGCTTGCTTGAACTCGATCGATGCAGGCTCTGAAGTTTGTGCATTGCTGTGGGACAAGAACAAATCTGAATTACTAACCTCCCATGGTTCTCCGAAGAATCAACTCACCCTGTGGAATTACCCATCCATGACGAGAGCGGCTGAGCTTTTCGGTCATTCATCCCGGGTTCATTTCTTGGCTGGGAGCCCATTGGGaggtgtagtagcttctgcagCAGCAGATGAAACACTCAGGTTTTGGAATATCTTTGAGACTCCCAAAACAACAAAACCTGAATTGCCCTTTGCCCAATTTAGTGTCATAAGATGA
- the LOC135671232 gene encoding cell division cycle 20.2, cofactor of APC complex-like isoform X2, whose protein sequence is MDMDYARFALTMPSRPQRDGSRESPSSVAYQKLLDECILKNRSRIFAFKSAPEAPASMLPQFDEPIRPPKKQQRRIPREPERVLDAHGMLDEDGLNLLDWGSNNMLAIGLDDTVCLWDDANKSTKVLLQAVEDSGPITSISWSPDSTVLAVALGNSVLALVDPATGQDVNVMEEDENQTPVLSLAWRSNSILTVGRSDGTIVDYDFRKDDTSVCFYNGHRRGVCSLKWSVLSGRYLASGGHDKLVHIWDACMPVSKHPRRHKWLHRISNHTSIVKALDWCPTRSNLLASGGGRNDHCIKFWNTVNGACLNSIDAGSEVCALLWDKNKSELLTSHGSPKNQLTLWNYPSMTRAAELFGHSSRVHFLAGSPLGGVVASAAADETLRFWNIFETPKTTKPELPFAQFSVIR, encoded by the coding sequence ATGGACATGGACTACGCACGCTTTGCCCTAACCATGCCTTCGCGACCGCAGCGTGATGGTTCGAGAGAATCCCCATCGAGCGTGGCGTACCAAAAGCTTCTTGATGAGTGCATTTTGAAGAACAGGTCTCGTATCTTCGCTTTCAAGAGTGCACCCGAAGCGCCGGCCAGCATGCTGCCCCAATTTGACGAGCCCATTCGGCCGCCGAAGAAGCAGCAGAGGCGAATCCCTAGAGAACCAGAGAGGGTTTTAGATGCCCACGGCATGTTGGATGAAGATGGTTTGAATCTCctcgactggggaagcaataatATGTTGGCGATTGGCCTCGACGACACAGTGTGCCTTTGGGATGATGCAAACAAGTCGACTAAGGTGCTTCTACAAGCCGTAGAAGACAGCGGACCTATCACTAGCATCAGCTGGTCGCCGGATAGCACAGTTCTTGCTGTCGCATTAGGCAATTCAGTTTTAGCCTTGGTTGATCCGGCAACAGGACAAGATGTGAATGTGATGGAAGAAGATGAGAACCAGACCCCTGTGTTGTCACTTGCCTGGAGAAGTAATTCAATCTTGACGGTTGGAAGATCTGATGGCACTATTGTTGATTATGACTTTAGAAAGGATGACACGTCCGTCTGTTTCTATAATGGGCATCGGCGTGGAGTTTGCAGTCTTAAATGGTCTGTGTTGTCGGGACGATATTTGGCGAGTGGAGGGCATGACAAACTAGTGCACATATGGGATGCCTGCATGCCGGTCTCAAAACATCCACGCCGACATAAGTGGCTTCACCGCATCAGCAACCACACTTCCATTGTGAAGGCCCTTGACTGGTGCCCAACTCGGAGCAACCtgctggcttctggtggaggTCGCAATGATCATTGCATTAAGTTTTGGAACACTGTTAACGGTGCTTGCTTGAACTCGATCGATGCAGGCTCTGAAGTTTGTGCATTGCTGTGGGACAAGAACAAATCTGAATTACTAACCTCCCATGGTTCTCCGAAGAATCAACTCACCCTGTGGAATTACCCATCCATGACGAGAGCGGCTGAGCTTTTCGGTCATTCATCCCGGGTTCATTTCTTGGCTGGGAGCCCATTGGGaggtgtagtagcttctgcagCAGCAGATGAAACACTCAGGTTTTGGAATATCTTTGAGACTCCCAAAACAACAAAACCTGAATTGCCCTTTGCCCAATTTAGTGTCATAAGATGA